The following proteins come from a genomic window of Labeo rohita strain BAU-BD-2019 chromosome 25, IGBB_LRoh.1.0, whole genome shotgun sequence:
- the kitlga gene encoding kit ligand a, which yields MKKSNIWICTCVHLLLYMTVAAYSSEIGNPITDDIKKISLLKQNIPKDYKITLRYIPKEVSGMCWVKLNVFHLEVSLKGLAQKFGNISSNKDNIGTFVQILQEMRYHIGHGLEDSMLEFDCHYLNELWLTAKYFEFVEDFFNTANSSRDVEDCEPPPCPTSTKTTVTTTTTASTTSAQHSTNEKRNGLPGDPEKGAFLPKVVESSLMSLLAIPFIAVVFLLVWKIKSKRNAPQTERSPEEGPALFSGEEANIPPLDVEISEKNRLNIIMAV from the exons ATGAAGAAGTCAAAC ATTTGGATATGCACCTGTGTCCATTTATTGCTGTACATGACAGTTGCTGCCTATTCCAGTGAAATAGGAAATCCCATTACAGATGACATCAAGAAAATTTCTTTGTTG AAACAGAATATTCCGAAAGACTACAAGATTACATTACGTTATATACCTAAAGAAGTG AGTGGTATGTGCTGGGTGAAGCTAAATGTATTTCACTTGGAGGTGAGCTTAAAAGGCCTGGCGCAGAAGTTTGGGAACATATCCTCCAATAAAGATAATATAGGCACTTTTGTCCAAATACTGCAGGAGATGCGGTATCACATTGGACATGGCTTG GAGGATTCAATGCTAGAATTCGATTGCCACTACTTAAATGAGTTGTGGCTTACAGCGAAGTATTTTGAATTTGTGGAGGACTTTTTCAACACCGCCAACTCGTCGAGAGATGTGGAGGACTGCGAGCCCCCACCGTGTCCCACATCCACAAAAACGACAGTAACGACAACTACGACAGCGTCGACGACGTCAGCGCAACATAGTACAAATG AGAAACGGAACGGTTTGCCTGGCGACCCCGAAAAAG GGGCATTCCTTCCAAAAGTTGTGGAGAGCAGTCTTATGTCACTCCTCGCCATCCCGTTCATCGCAGTGGTGTTTCTGTTGGTCTGGAAG ATTAAATCAAAAAGAAACGCCCCCCAAACCGAACGGAGTCCGGAAGAAGGTCCCGCCCTTTTCTCAGGAGAGGAAGCCAATATACCCCCATTAGATGTGGAGATATCTGAAAA AAACAGATTAAATATTATCATGGCAGTGTAA